In Nitrospiria bacterium, a single genomic region encodes these proteins:
- a CDS encoding tetratricopeptide repeat protein — protein MESIFKNPGRWVKTHTPFFEIGSSARSAFVRFLVVCLTLASTVSSGRPETSALSLEDQIARAQSELALIKTEIIHRYQSNTAELEPSDPSAVRSSHPETRNIVAEGELSGDGASQSMEARLREIAVLIKRLETGGDSSLLFNEVGPPSTDEIRLLLADRLLQANLTSQAEQVLNNVVVQTRRAPIAAEAWFRLEKLYYRKGDYPRALGAFFKIPMDKTFPWRQEATYLAGNSDLYLKEYLKAIDLLGNVGEGSEYYPFAVYSSGLAYLNLGDAWSSTQLQFQKLTALNPGEDSVLRELINKTRVTLGFFFIDQKRYSEAMAVFEAIPSESRYWVQARFGLGKVFMGIGDCVKAIVVYNDLIDQAPTHPYALESRLQIGACYSKLSAYHRAVGSYQEALKAYSERSEGLKKLTQQIQATGVESWLFASGVEKTETGFDLEPGFAELVDMYTDWLRLHKEIAEPFQGDKNHAPRETERGSLADDKSLQMKMEDVHEDLIRLLRASATRHLSFQLARIDGLALRANMGIAKNMTFMQDHETAP, from the coding sequence ATGGAGAGCATATTCAAAAATCCCGGGCGTTGGGTCAAAACCCACACTCCTTTTTTTGAAATCGGTTCATCCGCACGGAGCGCCTTCGTCCGTTTTCTGGTTGTTTGCCTGACCCTTGCTTCGACCGTCTCTTCCGGCCGGCCTGAAACTTCCGCGCTCTCTCTTGAGGACCAGATCGCCCGAGCACAGTCGGAGCTCGCGCTCATTAAAACGGAAATTATTCATCGGTATCAGTCCAACACCGCCGAGTTGGAACCATCGGATCCGTCGGCCGTCCGATCCTCACATCCGGAGACGAGGAACATTGTTGCGGAGGGGGAACTTTCCGGAGACGGAGCCTCGCAAAGCATGGAGGCCAGGCTACGGGAAATAGCCGTCCTGATAAAACGCTTGGAGACGGGGGGCGATTCCTCTTTATTGTTCAATGAGGTCGGTCCGCCTTCGACCGATGAGATTCGGCTTTTGTTGGCGGATCGTCTGCTGCAGGCGAATCTTACTTCCCAGGCAGAGCAGGTACTGAACAATGTGGTGGTTCAAACCCGTCGTGCGCCGATCGCGGCCGAGGCGTGGTTTCGATTGGAAAAATTATACTATCGGAAAGGCGATTATCCCCGCGCCCTTGGGGCGTTCTTCAAGATTCCAATGGATAAGACATTTCCGTGGCGACAGGAAGCCACCTACTTGGCCGGCAACAGCGACCTTTATCTTAAGGAGTATCTCAAGGCGATCGACCTCTTGGGCAATGTCGGCGAAGGCAGCGAGTACTATCCTTTTGCGGTGTATTCAAGCGGCCTGGCCTACCTAAATTTGGGAGATGCCTGGTCTTCGACTCAGTTACAGTTTCAAAAACTCACCGCGTTGAATCCGGGAGAGGATTCCGTCCTCCGGGAATTAATCAACAAGACGCGTGTGACCCTCGGATTTTTCTTCATCGATCAAAAACGCTATTCGGAAGCCATGGCCGTCTTCGAAGCGATTCCTTCCGAGAGCCGGTATTGGGTCCAGGCTCGCTTCGGGCTTGGCAAGGTTTTTATGGGTATCGGGGATTGCGTGAAAGCCATCGTCGTCTACAACGACCTGATCGACCAGGCGCCCACCCATCCTTATGCCCTTGAATCCCGCCTCCAGATCGGTGCTTGTTATTCAAAATTGAGTGCCTACCATCGGGCCGTGGGCAGTTATCAAGAGGCCTTAAAAGCCTATTCCGAACGATCGGAGGGCTTAAAAAAACTGACCCAACAAATTCAGGCCACGGGCGTGGAAAGTTGGCTTTTTGCATCGGGAGTGGAGAAGACGGAAACGGGGTTCGATCTGGAACCCGGATTTGCGGAATTAGTGGACATGTATACCGATTGGCTTCGACTGCACAAAGAGATCGCCGAGCCATTCCAAGGGGATAAAAATCATGCACCGCGCGAAACGGAGCGCGGCTCGTTGGCGGACGATAAATCGCTTCAGATGAAAATGGAGGATGTCCACGAAGATTTGATCCGATTACTCCGAGCCTCCGCAACCCGCCATCTTTCGTTCCAACTGGCCCGGATTGACGGACTGGCCCTCCGTGCGAATATGGGCATCGCCAAGAATATGACATTCATGCAGGACCATGAGACGGCGCCGTAG
- a CDS encoding tetratricopeptide repeat protein — MEDQTAPASKDYTLKSLDEYEKNLFNDFGQRSELRAKTMHRLADLYLMLEDLSYRHQLQRYNQQLRQVQQSRVGARPVLPQIDHTRSRKTYEKLLAQYPDRPENDRVLYQLAHVYDDEGQTEQAMASLQRLVERYPSSPLRLEAVFRLAEAYYDSNQYRQARAAYEQAVNAKDPGLAEQAMYKLGWTYFSLQDYENAVAMFVRLVDRKRVMKPDGQSQLDPKVMSAAEWDEVLEWIRSMALSFSYLGTPIKIQDYFEKTGHRDYEALIYRKLGDLYIAQKRVQDAVGAYDAFIRTYPLHPDAPAVQMQIVEAYQQLKLVDLANRARMNFVDRFGEGSLWYQKASVDAREKVRPFYRGLVGQLALFYHSEAQQTKRPADYETALAWYRRYLKVFPKEPDAPRMNFLLAEGLFELQRYSEAADEYEHTAYNYFLHHDSAESGYAFITTLDKMMSRDGQSSATSPLATRLAQSCKRFAEAFPNDARVAAVLWKGAETYYRVGNFPGARSMAEMIVKTTLPSDNAASKAQRLIAQTYFESGAYEQAAGVYQRLVRSGGEAKEEKALRQLWASALYKQGEVFKNAGKLREAQTAFMRVQAEVPGSEVAPVALYDAASVALLRNNVDEALQLFQILVQRYPAHSLSQKVPEVLLQVERNLLEAGKVQEARALSEKIKTIQVSTEEDLAYRSERLLADRYFEEKAYEQAAATYSKLAQGEASVKNQEREELKRLWASALYKQAEGLKAAGNLKEAQDGFMKVQAEAAGSEVAPVALFDAGNVALSRNDQDGAVQAFTILLREYPTSAYSPHATIQVARIHERNGRLQEAARDYASVVKLNLDRKTTGEMLLASGRLYEQLGDWAKAEEVYGIYLGQYSGEYQQVVETTFKLAWAKLQQNRPQEALPILQTIIDRYGQGDAAASPAAYYVAKAHLLKADNLATQFDAVRLVSPLEQNLARKKALLKDVLEEYAQAADFNVAEVTTAATQKIGMVFEKFRTALLESERPQNLTPQQLEQYNFLLEEQAYPFEEKAIAAYESNVHRAQQLGLYDAWIRQSYDDLARLMPARYRKPELDEIIHGEPALNP; from the coding sequence ATGGAAGATCAGACCGCTCCCGCTTCCAAAGACTATACGCTGAAATCTCTGGACGAATATGAGAAGAATCTCTTCAACGATTTCGGGCAACGGAGTGAGCTCCGAGCCAAAACCATGCATCGGTTGGCCGATCTCTATCTTATGCTGGAGGACTTGTCCTATCGTCATCAGCTTCAACGATACAACCAACAACTCCGCCAAGTGCAACAGAGCCGAGTGGGGGCGCGTCCGGTCCTTCCCCAAATCGATCATACGCGTTCCCGGAAGACCTATGAAAAACTACTGGCCCAGTATCCCGACCGGCCTGAAAATGATCGGGTGCTCTATCAGTTGGCTCATGTATATGACGATGAGGGTCAGACGGAACAGGCGATGGCTTCGTTGCAACGACTGGTGGAGCGTTACCCTTCCAGCCCGTTGCGGTTAGAGGCGGTCTTCCGGCTGGCCGAGGCGTATTACGATTCGAATCAATACCGACAGGCGAGGGCCGCTTATGAACAGGCGGTCAACGCGAAGGATCCCGGTCTCGCGGAACAGGCGATGTATAAGTTAGGCTGGACCTATTTTTCGCTTCAGGATTATGAGAACGCGGTGGCGATGTTTGTTCGTCTGGTCGATCGGAAGCGCGTGATGAAACCCGACGGACAGTCGCAGCTCGATCCAAAGGTCATGTCGGCCGCAGAATGGGATGAAGTCTTGGAATGGATTCGCAGCATGGCCCTTTCTTTTTCATATCTGGGGACGCCGATTAAGATCCAAGATTATTTCGAAAAAACGGGCCACCGGGATTACGAAGCGCTCATCTATCGGAAACTAGGCGATCTGTACATTGCCCAGAAACGGGTGCAAGATGCGGTAGGGGCTTATGATGCCTTCATCAGAACCTATCCCCTCCATCCCGATGCCCCCGCCGTGCAAATGCAGATCGTGGAAGCCTATCAACAGTTAAAATTGGTGGATCTGGCCAACCGCGCTCGGATGAATTTCGTGGATCGGTTTGGTGAAGGAAGCCTCTGGTATCAAAAGGCCTCGGTCGACGCGCGAGAGAAGGTCCGGCCGTTCTACCGGGGACTTGTCGGCCAACTGGCCCTGTTCTACCACTCTGAAGCCCAGCAAACCAAACGGCCTGCGGATTATGAAACGGCTTTGGCATGGTACCGACGCTACCTGAAGGTGTTTCCGAAAGAGCCGGATGCGCCGCGGATGAACTTTCTCTTGGCGGAGGGTCTCTTTGAACTGCAGCGTTACAGCGAAGCCGCGGACGAATATGAGCATACCGCCTACAATTATTTTCTTCATCACGACAGCGCCGAATCGGGATACGCCTTTATCACCACGCTGGATAAAATGATGAGTCGGGACGGTCAATCCTCTGCCACAAGCCCCCTGGCCACCCGACTGGCCCAGAGTTGCAAGCGGTTTGCGGAGGCCTTCCCCAATGACGCCCGCGTGGCGGCTGTTCTTTGGAAAGGGGCCGAGACCTACTACCGCGTGGGGAACTTCCCGGGGGCCCGTTCCATGGCCGAGATGATTGTGAAGACCACGCTGCCGTCCGATAACGCCGCATCCAAAGCCCAGCGACTGATCGCCCAAACCTATTTCGAATCCGGGGCGTACGAGCAGGCCGCCGGGGTCTATCAACGCTTGGTTCGGAGCGGAGGGGAGGCGAAAGAGGAGAAGGCGTTGAGACAATTATGGGCTTCGGCGCTGTATAAGCAGGGCGAGGTCTTTAAAAACGCCGGCAAGTTGCGGGAAGCGCAGACGGCGTTCATGCGGGTTCAGGCGGAAGTCCCGGGGAGTGAGGTTGCGCCGGTGGCGCTGTACGATGCGGCCAGCGTGGCCCTGCTCCGAAACAACGTGGACGAGGCGCTGCAGCTGTTTCAGATTCTGGTTCAACGCTATCCCGCACATTCGTTAAGCCAAAAAGTCCCCGAGGTCTTATTGCAGGTGGAGCGAAATCTTTTGGAGGCCGGGAAAGTTCAGGAGGCCCGGGCCTTGTCGGAGAAGATCAAAACGATCCAGGTTTCAACGGAGGAGGATTTAGCGTATCGGTCCGAACGGCTCCTGGCGGATCGCTATTTTGAGGAAAAGGCCTATGAGCAGGCGGCCGCCACTTACAGCAAATTAGCCCAAGGTGAAGCCTCGGTCAAGAATCAAGAGCGGGAAGAGCTAAAGCGATTGTGGGCTTCCGCCTTGTACAAACAAGCCGAAGGTCTCAAGGCGGCCGGAAATCTTAAGGAGGCGCAAGACGGTTTTATGAAGGTTCAAGCGGAGGCAGCCGGAAGCGAAGTGGCGCCGGTGGCGCTGTTTGATGCCGGAAACGTTGCCCTCTCTCGGAATGATCAAGACGGGGCGGTCCAGGCTTTTACGATCTTGCTGAGAGAATATCCCACCTCCGCCTACAGTCCTCATGCAACGATCCAAGTGGCCCGAATCCATGAACGAAACGGCCGTTTGCAGGAGGCTGCCCGAGACTATGCATCTGTGGTAAAATTAAACCTGGATCGAAAGACCACAGGGGAAATGTTACTGGCATCCGGTCGGCTTTACGAACAACTGGGAGATTGGGCGAAAGCCGAAGAGGTTTACGGCATCTATCTTGGTCAATATTCGGGAGAGTATCAACAGGTCGTCGAAACAACGTTTAAGCTGGCCTGGGCGAAACTCCAGCAAAACCGTCCGCAGGAAGCCCTGCCGATTCTCCAGACCATTATCGACCGATACGGACAGGGTGATGCGGCGGCATCCCCGGCGGCCTACTATGTCGCCAAGGCACATTTATTGAAAGCGGATAACCTCGCGACCCAGTTTGACGCCGTGCGGCTCGTTTCGCCTCTCGAACAAAACCTGGCCCGGAAGAAGGCATTGCTGAAAGACGTCCTGGAGGAATACGCCCAGGCGGCCGACTTCAATGTCGCCGAGGTCACGACGGCCGCCACCCAGAAAATCGGGATGGTGTTCGAAAAATTTCGAACCGCCCTCCTGGAATCCGAGCGACCACAGAATTTAACACCCCAGCAACTGGAGCAGTACAATTTTCTTCTCGAAGAACAGGCCTATCCGTTTGAAGAAAAGGCCATTGCGGCGTATGAAAGCAATGTTCATCGAGCGCAACAGTTGGGTTTGTACGATGCCTGGATCAGGCAGAGCTACGACGATCTGGCGCGGTTGATGCCGGCCCGGTACCGTAAGCCGGAACTGGACGAAATTATCCATGGGGAACCGGCCTTAAACCCATGA
- a CDS encoding tetratricopeptide repeat protein — protein sequence MNIPSGSAARSPANNEAPGSQTGLPGKGGLRSRYGQGISYLEQGKLEEAQRIFESLVQSNSDRMEIHNALGILYRRRGMLDKAVAEYTRAIELSEPLSSTPSGRAESAELYNNLAIADRERGDFRKAEEAYEKSIKRNPDFAAAYYNLGVLYDLYLDRPSDAVRCYRDYERLTGQNQTVDVWIADLEQRTTRGTGGPVGKP from the coding sequence GTGAATATTCCCAGTGGTTCGGCCGCCCGGAGCCCCGCGAATAACGAGGCGCCCGGCTCCCAAACCGGCTTGCCGGGAAAGGGGGGGCTTCGTTCGCGTTACGGGCAGGGGATCTCTTATTTGGAACAGGGAAAGCTAGAAGAGGCTCAAAGGATTTTTGAGTCTCTGGTTCAATCCAATTCCGATCGGATGGAGATTCATAACGCATTGGGGATTCTTTATCGCCGACGGGGGATGTTGGACAAGGCTGTTGCGGAGTACACGAGGGCGATCGAGTTGTCCGAGCCGTTGTCGTCGACTCCTTCGGGGCGCGCCGAATCCGCCGAACTGTACAACAATCTGGCCATCGCCGATCGTGAACGCGGCGATTTTCGAAAGGCGGAAGAGGCGTATGAAAAATCCATTAAACGCAACCCCGATTTTGCAGCCGCCTATTACAACCTGGGCGTGCTGTACGATCTCTACCTCGACCGACCTTCGGACGCCGTGCGGTGCTATCGGGATTACGAACGACTGACCGGTCAGAATCAGACCGTGGATGTCTGGATCGCGGATCTGGAACAAAGGACGACGCGCGGGACGGGAGGCCCCGTTGGGAAGCCGTAA
- a CDS encoding MotA/TolQ/ExbB proton channel family protein produces MDIFNVIGNFFIEGGFFMYPVLFIAALGTAIVIERMLYITRASANAESLWQKVRAALSDQRIDDAVKLCHSSTRPIYRVLSAGLKAAKPSGAREPIQRSMEEAMLEVLPPLEQRTAYLPILANVATLLGLLGTIIGVIQAFSAVSAADPSQKAVLLARGISVALNMTAFGLMVAVPLILFYAFLQSRTTKIVDSLDQYSTKLINFFANRQTGVTPERSQGHAAAVPKTS; encoded by the coding sequence ATGGATATTTTTAATGTCATCGGCAATTTTTTTATTGAGGGCGGGTTTTTCATGTACCCCGTCCTTTTCATCGCCGCTCTGGGAACGGCCATTGTGATCGAGCGGATGCTCTATATCACCCGCGCTTCGGCCAACGCGGAATCTCTTTGGCAAAAAGTCCGGGCCGCCCTGTCGGATCAACGGATAGACGACGCCGTCAAGCTCTGCCATTCCAGTACGCGCCCCATCTATCGCGTGTTGTCGGCGGGCTTGAAGGCGGCGAAACCTTCGGGCGCGCGTGAACCGATCCAGCGATCGATGGAAGAGGCCATGTTGGAGGTCTTGCCGCCGCTGGAGCAGCGGACGGCGTACCTTCCGATTCTGGCCAACGTGGCGACCTTGTTGGGACTGTTGGGAACAATCATCGGCGTGATCCAGGCCTTTTCGGCCGTCTCCGCCGCGGATCCCTCGCAAAAAGCCGTCCTCTTGGCCCGCGGAATCTCGGTCGCACTTAACATGACCGCCTTCGGTTTGATGGTTGCCGTTCCATTGATCCTGTTTTATGCATTCCTACAATCCAGAACCACGAAGATTGTCGATTCGCTGGATCAATATTCGACGAAGCTGATCAACTTTTTTGCAAATCGTCAGACGGGGGTTACCCCGGAGAGGAGTCAAGGACATGCTGCCGCGGTCCCGAAGACGAGCTAG
- a CDS encoding biopolymer transporter ExbD → MESTEIDLTPYMNLLVVLAPFLLITAVFTRLSVLEIYLPPPASAELMSTLPSPEEQLVLTISITEKGLVVANGNKIISLIQPTVTGHDLPALTAVLEQIKARFPTVDNAIVLSKPDIPYNELVQVMDATRVAFVVTEGKKTSYSLFPNISLGEIQ, encoded by the coding sequence ATGGAGTCCACCGAGATCGATCTGACCCCGTACATGAATCTGTTGGTCGTGTTGGCGCCGTTTCTCCTCATCACGGCCGTATTTACCCGGTTGTCGGTTCTGGAGATCTATTTGCCGCCTCCGGCATCGGCCGAATTAATGAGCACGTTGCCGTCGCCCGAAGAACAGCTGGTTCTCACGATATCGATCACGGAGAAAGGCTTGGTGGTGGCCAACGGGAACAAGATCATCAGTTTGATTCAGCCGACCGTAACGGGGCACGACCTGCCGGCGCTCACGGCCGTGCTTGAGCAGATCAAGGCCCGGTTTCCGACGGTGGACAACGCGATTGTTCTCAGCAAACCGGATATTCCGTATAATGAACTGGTTCAGGTGATGGACGCGACGCGGGTCGCTTTTGTAGTCACCGAAGGGAAGAAGACCAGTTATTCGTTGTTCCCGAATATTTCTCTGGGAGAAATCCAATGA
- a CDS encoding biopolymer transporter ExbD, with product MRRSPIRPRSRFSERRKGSTTVSTVLTLTSLVDLFTNLVLFLLYNFSGDASAIPSAERMKLPESLAQLTPQTTLTVMITQSDILVDGVKVAEIPQVLKESDLLIPALKKEMDYAAERGKYFANPSAGKPFEGRVTILGDKNIPFRLLEKVMYTCSQAEFGQIDLAVIQKESTG from the coding sequence ATGAGAAGAAGCCCGATACGGCCCCGGTCTCGATTCTCGGAACGCCGGAAGGGATCCACGACGGTTTCTACGGTCTTAACCCTCACCTCGCTCGTGGACCTGTTTACGAACCTGGTCCTGTTCCTGCTCTATAATTTTTCGGGGGACGCCTCGGCCATTCCTTCCGCCGAACGGATGAAACTCCCCGAATCACTGGCCCAGTTAACGCCGCAGACAACCTTGACCGTCATGATCACCCAATCCGATATTCTTGTGGACGGAGTAAAGGTGGCCGAGATCCCTCAGGTCTTAAAGGAGAGCGATCTTTTGATTCCGGCCCTCAAAAAAGAAATGGACTATGCGGCCGAGAGGGGGAAATATTTTGCAAATCCCAGCGCCGGCAAGCCCTTTGAAGGTCGGGTCACGATACTGGGAGATAAAAATATTCCGTTTCGATTGCTGGAGAAGGTTATGTATACTTGCAGCCAGGCCGAGTTCGGGCAGATTGACCTCGCCGTGATTCAGAAAGAGTCCACCGGATGA